From a single Saimiri boliviensis isolate mSaiBol1 chromosome 7, mSaiBol1.pri, whole genome shotgun sequence genomic region:
- the NOP2 gene encoding 28S rRNA (cytosine(4447)-C(5))-methyltransferase isoform X1 — MGRKLDPTKKEKRGPGRKARKQKGAETELARFLPTVSDENSKRLSSRARKRAAKRRLGSAEAPETNKSPEAKLLPGKLPQGISAGAVQTADKKGTQSLFNAARGKKRRAPSSDEEEEDSEEDGVGNHGDLWGSEDSDADMVDDYGADSNSENEEEGEELLPIEKAARKQKAREAAAGVQWSEEETDDEEEEEEVTSESGPPKEEEADGGLQINVDEEPFVLPPAGQMEQDAQAPDLQRVHKRIQDIVGILRDFGAQREEGRSRSEYLNRLKKDLATYYSYGDFLLGKLMDLFPLSELVEFLEANEVPRPVTLRTNTLKTRRRDLAQALINRGVNLDPLGKWSKTGLVVYDSSVPIGATPEYLAGHYMLQGASSMLPVMALAPQEHERILDMCSAPGGKTSYIAQLMKNTGVILANDANAERLKSVVGNLHRLGVTNTVISHYDGRQFPKVVGGFDRVLLDAPCSGTGVISKDPAVKTNKDEKDILRCAHLQKELLLSAIDSVNATSKTGGYLVYCTCSVMVEENEWVVDYALKKRNVRLVPTGLDFGQEGFTRFRERRFHPSLRSTRRFYPHTHNMDGFFIAKFKKFSNSIPQSQTGNSEAATPTNVDLPQAIPKSENSSQPAKKARRAAKAKQQLQKQQHPQKTSLQKLNGISKGADSELSTIPSVTKTQASSRLQDSSQPAGKAEGIREPKVTGKLKQRSPKLQSSKKAAFLKQNAPPKGTDAETLAVLSPSKIRATLKPEDGRQPFRRAKGVEKQQLPEQPFKKAAFQKQNGTPKGPQSPTVSLVSSSRPPPAKRRKSQSRGNSQLLLS, encoded by the exons ATGGGGCGCAAGTTGGACCCTACGAAGAAGGAGAAGCGGGGGCCAGGCCGAAAGGCCCGGAAGCAGAAGGGCGCCGAGACAGAACTCGCCAGATTCTTGCCTACAG taagTGACGAAAATTCCAAGAGGCTGTCTAGTCGTGCTCGAAAGAG AGCAGCCAAGAGGAGGTTGGGCTCTGCTGAAGCCCCTGAGACaaataagtctcctgaggccAAGCTGTTGCCTGGAAAGCTACCACAAG GGATCTCTGCAGGAGCTGTCCAGACAGCTGATAAGAAGGGAACCCAGTCTCTATTTAATGCTGCTCGAGGCAAGAAGCGCCGCGCACCTAGCagtgatgaggaagaggaagactcTGAAGAAGATGGTGTGGGGAACCATGGGGACCTCTGGGGCTCTGAGGACAGTGATGCTGATATGGTAGATGACTATGGAGCTGACTCCAACTCTGAGAATGAGGAGGAAGGTGAAGAG TTGCTACCCATTGAAAAAGCTGCTCGGAAGCAGAAGGCCCGGGAAGCTGCTGCTGG GGTCCAGTGGAGTGAAGAGGAGACAGAcgatgaagaggaagaggaagaagtgaCCTCTGAGTCAGGCCCCccaaaggaggaggaggcagatggGGGCCTGCAGATCAATGTGGATGAGGAGCCGTTTGTGCTGCCCCCTGCTGGGCAGATGGAGCAGGAT GCCCAGGCTCCAGACCTGCAACGAGTTCACAAGCGGATCCAGGATATTGTGGGAATCCTGCGTGATTTTGGGGCTCAGCGGGAAGAAGGGCGGTCTCGTTCTGAATACCTGAACCGGCTCAAGAAGGATCTGGCCACTTACTACTCCTATGGAGACTTCCTACTTGGCAAGCTCATGGACCTCTTCCCTCTGTCTGAG CTGGTGGAGTTCTTAGAAGCTAATGAGGTGCCTCGGCCCGTCACCCTCCGGACCAATACCTTGAAAACCCGACGCCGAGACCTTGCCCAG GCTCTAATCAATCGTGGGGTTAACCTGGATCCCCTGGGCAAGTGGTCAAAGACTGGACTAGTGGTATATGATTCTTCTGTGCCCATTG GTGCTACCCCTGAGTACCTGGCTGGGCACTACATGCTGCAGGGAGCTTCGAGCATGTTGCCTGTCATGGCCTTGGCACCCCAGGAACATGAGCGGATCCTGGACATGTGTTCTGCCCCTGGAGGAAAGACCAGCTACATTG CCCAGCTGATGAAGAACACGGGTGTGATCCTTGCCAATGACGCCAATGCTGAGCGGCTCAAGAGTGTTGTGGGCAACTTGCACCGGCTGGGAGTCACCAACACTGTTATCAGCCATTATGATGGGCGCCAGTTCCCCAAG GTGGTGGGAGGCTTTGACCGAGTACTGCTGGATGCTCCCTGTAGTGGCACTGGGGTCATCTCTAAGGACCCAGCTGTGAAGACTAACAAG GATGAGAAGGACATTCTGCGCTGTGCTCACCTCCAGAAGGAGTTGCTCCTGAGTGCTATTGACTCTGTCAATGCCACCTCCAAGACAGGAGGCTACCTCGTTTACTGCACCTGCTCTGTCATG GTGGAGGAGAACGAGTGGGTGGTCGACTACGCTCTGAAGAAGCGGAATGTGCGACTGGTGCCCACAGGCCTGGACTTTGGCCAGGAAGGTTTTACCCGCTTTCGAGAAAGGCGCTTCCACCCCAGTCTGCGTTCTACCCGACGCTTCTACCCCCATACCCACAATATGGATGGTTTCTTTATAGccaagttcaagaaattctccaatTCTATCCCCCAGTCCCAGACAG GAAATTCTGAAGCAGCCACACCTACAAATGTAGACTTGCCTCAGGCCATCCCCAAGTCTGAGAACAGCAGCCAGCCAGCCAAGAAGGCCAGGAGGGCTGCAAAGGCGAAGCAGCAGCTGCAGAAACAGCAACATCCCCAGAAGACCTCCCTCCAGAAGCTGAATGGCATCTCCAAAGGGGCAGACTCAGAACTGTCCACTATACCTTCTGTCACAAAGACCCAAGCTTCCTCCAGGCTCCAGGATAGCAGTCAGCCAGCTGGAAAAGCCGAAGGGATCAGGGAGCCAAAGGTGACTGGGAAGCTAAAGCAACGATCCCCTAAATTACAGTCCTCCAAGAAAGCTGCCTTCCTCAAGCAGAATGCCCCTCCCAAGGGCACAGACGCTGAAACACTGGCTGTGCTATCCCCATCCAAGATCCGGGCCACCCTTAAGCCTGAGGACGGTCGTCAGCCCTTTAGAAGGGCCAAGGGGGTTGAGAAGCAGCAGTTGCCAGAGCAGCCTTTCAAGAAAGCTGCCTTCCAGAAACAGAATGGCACCCCCAaggggcctcagtctcccactgTGTCTCTTGTTAGTTCCAGCCGTCCCCCACCAGCAAAGAGGAGGAAATCTCAGTCCAGGGGCAACAGCCAGCTGCTTCTGTCTTAG
- the NOP2 gene encoding 28S rRNA (cytosine(4447)-C(5))-methyltransferase isoform X2, which yields MGRKLDPTKKEKRGPGRKARKQKGAETELARFLPTVSDENSKRLSSRARKRAAKRRLGSAEAPETNKSPEAKLLPGKLPQGAVQTADKKGTQSLFNAARGKKRRAPSSDEEEEDSEEDGVGNHGDLWGSEDSDADMVDDYGADSNSENEEEGEELLPIEKAARKQKAREAAAGVQWSEEETDDEEEEEEVTSESGPPKEEEADGGLQINVDEEPFVLPPAGQMEQDAQAPDLQRVHKRIQDIVGILRDFGAQREEGRSRSEYLNRLKKDLATYYSYGDFLLGKLMDLFPLSELVEFLEANEVPRPVTLRTNTLKTRRRDLAQALINRGVNLDPLGKWSKTGLVVYDSSVPIGATPEYLAGHYMLQGASSMLPVMALAPQEHERILDMCSAPGGKTSYIAQLMKNTGVILANDANAERLKSVVGNLHRLGVTNTVISHYDGRQFPKVVGGFDRVLLDAPCSGTGVISKDPAVKTNKDEKDILRCAHLQKELLLSAIDSVNATSKTGGYLVYCTCSVMVEENEWVVDYALKKRNVRLVPTGLDFGQEGFTRFRERRFHPSLRSTRRFYPHTHNMDGFFIAKFKKFSNSIPQSQTGNSEAATPTNVDLPQAIPKSENSSQPAKKARRAAKAKQQLQKQQHPQKTSLQKLNGISKGADSELSTIPSVTKTQASSRLQDSSQPAGKAEGIREPKVTGKLKQRSPKLQSSKKAAFLKQNAPPKGTDAETLAVLSPSKIRATLKPEDGRQPFRRAKGVEKQQLPEQPFKKAAFQKQNGTPKGPQSPTVSLVSSSRPPPAKRRKSQSRGNSQLLLS from the exons ATGGGGCGCAAGTTGGACCCTACGAAGAAGGAGAAGCGGGGGCCAGGCCGAAAGGCCCGGAAGCAGAAGGGCGCCGAGACAGAACTCGCCAGATTCTTGCCTACAG taagTGACGAAAATTCCAAGAGGCTGTCTAGTCGTGCTCGAAAGAG AGCAGCCAAGAGGAGGTTGGGCTCTGCTGAAGCCCCTGAGACaaataagtctcctgaggccAAGCTGTTGCCTGGAAAGCTACCACAAG GAGCTGTCCAGACAGCTGATAAGAAGGGAACCCAGTCTCTATTTAATGCTGCTCGAGGCAAGAAGCGCCGCGCACCTAGCagtgatgaggaagaggaagactcTGAAGAAGATGGTGTGGGGAACCATGGGGACCTCTGGGGCTCTGAGGACAGTGATGCTGATATGGTAGATGACTATGGAGCTGACTCCAACTCTGAGAATGAGGAGGAAGGTGAAGAG TTGCTACCCATTGAAAAAGCTGCTCGGAAGCAGAAGGCCCGGGAAGCTGCTGCTGG GGTCCAGTGGAGTGAAGAGGAGACAGAcgatgaagaggaagaggaagaagtgaCCTCTGAGTCAGGCCCCccaaaggaggaggaggcagatggGGGCCTGCAGATCAATGTGGATGAGGAGCCGTTTGTGCTGCCCCCTGCTGGGCAGATGGAGCAGGAT GCCCAGGCTCCAGACCTGCAACGAGTTCACAAGCGGATCCAGGATATTGTGGGAATCCTGCGTGATTTTGGGGCTCAGCGGGAAGAAGGGCGGTCTCGTTCTGAATACCTGAACCGGCTCAAGAAGGATCTGGCCACTTACTACTCCTATGGAGACTTCCTACTTGGCAAGCTCATGGACCTCTTCCCTCTGTCTGAG CTGGTGGAGTTCTTAGAAGCTAATGAGGTGCCTCGGCCCGTCACCCTCCGGACCAATACCTTGAAAACCCGACGCCGAGACCTTGCCCAG GCTCTAATCAATCGTGGGGTTAACCTGGATCCCCTGGGCAAGTGGTCAAAGACTGGACTAGTGGTATATGATTCTTCTGTGCCCATTG GTGCTACCCCTGAGTACCTGGCTGGGCACTACATGCTGCAGGGAGCTTCGAGCATGTTGCCTGTCATGGCCTTGGCACCCCAGGAACATGAGCGGATCCTGGACATGTGTTCTGCCCCTGGAGGAAAGACCAGCTACATTG CCCAGCTGATGAAGAACACGGGTGTGATCCTTGCCAATGACGCCAATGCTGAGCGGCTCAAGAGTGTTGTGGGCAACTTGCACCGGCTGGGAGTCACCAACACTGTTATCAGCCATTATGATGGGCGCCAGTTCCCCAAG GTGGTGGGAGGCTTTGACCGAGTACTGCTGGATGCTCCCTGTAGTGGCACTGGGGTCATCTCTAAGGACCCAGCTGTGAAGACTAACAAG GATGAGAAGGACATTCTGCGCTGTGCTCACCTCCAGAAGGAGTTGCTCCTGAGTGCTATTGACTCTGTCAATGCCACCTCCAAGACAGGAGGCTACCTCGTTTACTGCACCTGCTCTGTCATG GTGGAGGAGAACGAGTGGGTGGTCGACTACGCTCTGAAGAAGCGGAATGTGCGACTGGTGCCCACAGGCCTGGACTTTGGCCAGGAAGGTTTTACCCGCTTTCGAGAAAGGCGCTTCCACCCCAGTCTGCGTTCTACCCGACGCTTCTACCCCCATACCCACAATATGGATGGTTTCTTTATAGccaagttcaagaaattctccaatTCTATCCCCCAGTCCCAGACAG GAAATTCTGAAGCAGCCACACCTACAAATGTAGACTTGCCTCAGGCCATCCCCAAGTCTGAGAACAGCAGCCAGCCAGCCAAGAAGGCCAGGAGGGCTGCAAAGGCGAAGCAGCAGCTGCAGAAACAGCAACATCCCCAGAAGACCTCCCTCCAGAAGCTGAATGGCATCTCCAAAGGGGCAGACTCAGAACTGTCCACTATACCTTCTGTCACAAAGACCCAAGCTTCCTCCAGGCTCCAGGATAGCAGTCAGCCAGCTGGAAAAGCCGAAGGGATCAGGGAGCCAAAGGTGACTGGGAAGCTAAAGCAACGATCCCCTAAATTACAGTCCTCCAAGAAAGCTGCCTTCCTCAAGCAGAATGCCCCTCCCAAGGGCACAGACGCTGAAACACTGGCTGTGCTATCCCCATCCAAGATCCGGGCCACCCTTAAGCCTGAGGACGGTCGTCAGCCCTTTAGAAGGGCCAAGGGGGTTGAGAAGCAGCAGTTGCCAGAGCAGCCTTTCAAGAAAGCTGCCTTCCAGAAACAGAATGGCACCCCCAaggggcctcagtctcccactgTGTCTCTTGTTAGTTCCAGCCGTCCCCCACCAGCAAAGAGGAGGAAATCTCAGTCCAGGGGCAACAGCCAGCTGCTTCTGTCTTAG